From one Nothobranchius furzeri strain GRZ-AD chromosome 2, NfurGRZ-RIMD1, whole genome shotgun sequence genomic stretch:
- the bmp2b gene encoding bone morphogenetic protein 2b: MVAVVRSLMVLMLAQVLLEGAAGLIPEVGRRKYSESGKQTPEQSESFLNEFELRLLNMFGLRRRPTPSKQAVVPQYMVDLYRMHSANGDHSTKRPKSMGKHAERAASKANTIRSFHHEESMEALNSLKGKTTQQFYFNLTSVPDEELITSAELRIYRDQVMGAAAPNNSSTSGGAPSGGFHRINIYEIFRAPAADGAEPLVRLLDTRLVRESLSRWESFDVSPAVSQWTSGNGHNHGFMVEVFHPEGGESDAEHSQRRNRHVRVSRSLHQDQDSWPQARPLLVTYGHDGRGDSVLHTREKRQAALRKQRRKNHNKASCKRHDLYVDFSDVGWNEWIVAPPGYHAFYCQGECPFPLADHLNATNHAIVQTLVNSVNSNIPRACCVPTELSPISLLYLDEYEKVILKNYQDMVVEGCGCQ, from the exons ATGGTCGCCGTGGTCCGCTCTCTCATGGTACTGATGCTCGCTCAGGTGCTGCTGGAAGGTGCTGCGGGACTCATCCCCGAGGTAGGCCGGAGGAAGTACAGCGAATCCGGGAAACAGACCCCTGAGCAGTCGGAGAGCTTCCTCAACGAGTTCGAGCTGCGGCTTCTCAACATGTTCGGGCTGAGACGCAGGCCGACCCCCAGCAAACAAGCCGTGGTGCCCCAGTACATGGTGGACCTTTACCGGATGCACTCTGCGAACGGAGACCACAGCACTAAGCGGCCCAAGAGCATGGGGAAGCACGCAGAGAGAGCCGCCAGCAAGGCCAACACGATTAGAAGCTTTCACCATGAAG AGTCCATGGAGGCCCTGAACAGCCTGAAAGGCAAAACAACCCAGCAGTTCTACTTTAACCTCACGTCTGTGCCCGATGAGGAGCTCATCACTTCTGCGGAGCTGCGCATTTACAGGGATCAGGTGATGGGAGCAGCAGCCCCCAACAACAGCAGCACTAGTGGTGGTGCTCCTTCCGGTGGCTTCCATCGTATCAACATTTACGAGATATTCAGAGCTCCCGCCGCTGACGGCGCTGAACCTCTAGTACGTTTGCTGGACACCCGGTTGGTGCGGGAGTCTTTAAGCCGCTGGGAGAGCTTTGACGTGAGTCCTGCTGTTTCTCAGTGGACCTCAGGGAATGGCCACAATCACGGCTTCATGGTGGAGGTGTTTCACCCGGAAGGAGGTGAGAGTGACGCTGAGCATTCCCAGAGACGTAATAGGCATGTTAGAGTGAGCCGGTCCCTGCATCAGGACCAGGACTCGTGGCCTCAGGCTCGGCCCTTGTTGGTGACGTATGGCCACGATGGCCGTGGGGACTCGGTACTCCACACGCGGGAAAAAAGGCAGGCAGCACTCCGCAAACAGCGCAGGAAGAACCACAATAAGGCAAGCTGCAAAAGGCACGACTTGTATGTAGACTTCAGTGATGTGGGATGGAACGAGTGGATAGTGGCTCCCCCTGGCTATCATGCCTTCTACTGCCAAGGGGAATGTCCCTTTCCCTTAGCAGACCACCTCAATGCAACCAATCACGCCATCGTGCAGACTCTTGTCAATTCAGTCAACTCGAACATCCCCAGAGCCTGTTGTGTTCCCACCGAACTCAGCCCCATTTCGTTGCTCTACCTGGACGAATATGAGAAAGTCATTCTAAAAAACTACCAGGACATGGTGGTGGAGGGCTGCGGCTGCCAGTAA